A single Vidua chalybeata isolate OUT-0048 chromosome 20, bVidCha1 merged haplotype, whole genome shotgun sequence DNA region contains:
- the TMEM120A gene encoding ion channel TACAN, with protein sequence MAWGASLAECLREWEELQDGYQRIQDNHRLYKQKLEELTKLQDGISSSIARQKKRLKELSLSLKKCKAQATPEQEASIQETQSLIKERQNVFFEMEAYLPKKNGLYLSLVLGNVNVTLLSKQAKFAYKDEYEKFKLYLTIILLIVSFSCRFLLNSRVTDAVFNFLLVWYYCTLTIRESILINNGSKIKGWWVFHHYISTFLSGVMLTWPDGLMYQMFRNQFLSFSMYQSFVQFLQYYYQSGCLYRLRALGERHNMDLTVEGFQSWMWRGLTFLLPFLFFGQFWQLYNAITLFRMLQHPECKEWQVLMCGLPFSILFLGNFFTTLRVVHQKIQNKNQDTKEN encoded by the exons ATGGCCTGGGGCGCCTCGCTCGCCGAGTGCCTGCGCGAgtgggaggagctgcaggacgGCTACCAGCGCATCCAG GACAACCACAGGCTGTACAAGCAGAAACTCGAGGAGCTGACCAAGCTGCAGGATGGGATCTCCAGCTCCATCGCCCGGCAGAAGAAGCGGCTGAAGGAGCTGTCGCTCTCCCTCAAAAA ATGCAAAGCCCAGGCGACTCCCGAGCAGGAAGCATCCATCCAAGAGACCCAGAGCCTGATTAAAGAGAGGCAGAACGTGTTCTTTGAGATGGAGGCCTATCTGCCAAAGAAGAACGG GTTGTACCTGAGTCTGGTGCTCGGCAACGTGAACGTGACACTGCTCAGCAAACAGGCCAA GTTTGCATATAAAGATGAGTACGAGAAGTTCAAGCTCTACCTCACCATCATCCTACTCATTGTCTCCTTCTCCTGTCGGTTCCTCCTCAACTCCAG GGTGACAGACGCCGTCTTTAACTTCCTCCTGGTGTGGTACTACTGCACCCTCACCATCCGCGAGAGCATCTTGATCAACAACGGCTCCAA GATCAAAGGCTGGTGGGTTTTCCATCACTACATCTCCACCTTCCTCTCAGGTGTCATGCTGACCTG GCCAGATGGGCTCATGTACCAGATGTTCAGGAACCAgtttctctccttctccatgTACCAGA GCTTTGTGCAGTTCCTGCAGTATTACTACCAGAGTGGGTGCTTGTACCGGCTGCGAGCGCTGGGAGAGAGGCACAACATGGATCTGACTGTGG AGGGCTTCCAGTCCTGGATGTGGAGAGGCCTCACGTTCCTGCTCCCCTTCCTCTTCTTTGGgcag TTCTGGCAGCTCTACAACGCCATCACCCTGTTCCGCATGCTCCAGCACCCCGAGTGCAAGGAGTGGCAG GTCCTCATGTGCGGCCTCCCCTTCTCCATCCTCTTCCTGGGCAACTTCTTCACCACCCTCCGTGTCGTCCACCAGAAGATTCAGAACAAGAACCAGGACACGAAGGAGAATTGA
- the LOC128797896 gene encoding NADPH--cytochrome P450 reductase yields MGEPSMEPTMPAADSTAQQDSLFSMMDVFLISLITGLFTYWFFFRKKKEEVPDLPKMQSVAAPVRDSSFIEKMKKTGRNIVVFYGSQTGTAEEFANRLSKDAHRYGLRGMAADPEEYDLSDLSRLSEIDKSLAVFCMATYGEGDPTDNAQDFYDWLQEADADLSGLRFAVFGLGNKTYEHFNAMGKYVDKRLEELGAQRIFELGLGDDDGNLEEDFITWREQFWPAVCEHFGVEATGEESSIRQYELVVHTDVNMNKVYTGEMGRLKSYENQKPPFDAKNPFLAQVTENRKLNEGGERHLMHLELDISNSKIRYESGDHVAVYPANDSSLVNQIGEILGTDLDTVMSLNNLDEESNKKHPFPCPTSYRTALTYYLDITNPPRTNVLYELAQYASDAGEQERLRKMASSAAEGKALYLSWVVEARRNILAILQDMPSLRPPIDHLCELLPRLQARYYSIASSSKVHPNSIHICAVTVEYETKTGRLNKGVATNWLKSKVPEQNGSSSLVPMYVRKSQFRLPFKPSTPVIMIGPGTGIAPFIGFIQERAWLKQQGKEVGETVLYYGCRREHEDYLYREELARFQKEGVLTQLNVAFSRDQAEKVYVQHLLKKNKENVWKLINEGMAHIYVCGDARNMARDVQNTFYEIVSEFGNMSQPQAVDYVKKLMTKGRYSLDVWS; encoded by the exons agcagctccagtgagAGACAGCAGCTTCATTGAGAAGATGAAGAAGACG ggCCGAAATATAGTGGTTTTCTATGGTTCCCAGACGGGCACAGCAGAGGAGTTTGCCAATCGCCTCTCCAAAGATGCCCATCGCTATGGCCTCCGGGGCATGGCAGCAGATCCAGAGGAGTATGACCTG TCGGACCTGAGTCGCCTCTCTGAGATTGACAAGTCCTTGGCAGTGTTCTGCATGGCCACCTATGGAGAGGGGGATCCCACAGATAATGCCCAGGATTTCTACGactggctgcaggaggctgaTGCTGACCTCTCGGGTCTCCGGTTTGCA GTCTTTGGGCTGGGGAACAAAACTTATGAGCACTTCAATGCCATGGGCAAGTACGTGGACAAGAGGCTGGAGGAGCTTGGAGCCCAGCGCATCtttgagctggggctgggagatgACGATGGCAA CCTGGAAGAAGATTTCATCACCTGGAGAGAGCAGTTCTGGCCAGCAGTGTGTGAGCACTTCGGGGTGGAGGCTACAGGAGAAGagtccag tatCCGGCAGTACGAGCTGGTGGTGCACACAGATGTGAACATGAACAAAGTCTACACGGGGGAGATGGGCAGACTCAAGAGCTACGAGAACCAGAAGCC CCCATTTGATGCCAAGAACCCCTTCCTGGCTCAGGTTACAGAGAACCGCAAGCTGAACGAGGGTGGAGAGCGGCACTTGATGCACCTGGAGCTGGATATCTCCAATTCCAAAATCAG gtaTGAGTCAGGGGACCACGTGGCCGTGTACCCAGCCAACGACTCCTCCCTGGTGAACCAGATTGGTGAGATCCTGGGCACGGACCTGGACACTGTCATGTCCCTAAACAACTTGGATG AGGAATCCAATAAGAAGcatcccttcccctgccccacGTCGTACCGGACAGCCCTGACCTACTACCTGGACATCACCAACCCTCCCCGCACCAACGTCCTGTACGAGCTGGCCCAGTACGCCTCGGACGCCGGCGAGCAGGAGCGCCTCCGCAAAATGGCCTCATCTGCTGCTGAGGGCAAG GCGCTGTACCTCAGCTGGGTGGTGGAGGCCCGCAGGAACATCCTGGCCATCCTGCAGGACATGCCCTCCCTGCGCCCCCCCATCGACCACCTGTGCGAGCTCCTGCCCCGCCTGCAGGCCCGCTACTACTCCATCGCCTCCTCCTCCAAG GTCCATCCCAACTCCATCCACATCTGTGCCGTGACGGTGGAGTACGAGACCAAGACGGGCCGCCTGAACAAAGGGGTGGCCACCAACTGGCTCAAGAGCAAGGTGCCTGAGCAGAacgggagcagctccctggtgCCCATGTACGTGCGGAAGTCGCAGTTCCGGCTGCCCTTCAAGCCCAGCACGCCCGTGATCATGATCGGGCCGGGCACTGGCATCGCCCCCTTCATCGGCTTCATCCAGGAGCGGGCCTGGCTGAAGCAGCAAG GCAAAGAGGTGGGTGAGACAGTGCTTTACTACGGCTGCCGCCGCGAGCACGAGGACTACCTGTACCGGGAGGAGCTGGCCCGCTTCCAGAAGGAGGGAGTCCTCACCCAGCTCAACGTGGCCTTCTCCAGGGACCAGGCTGAGAAG GTTTATGTCCAGCACTTACTGAAGAAGAACAAGGAAAACGTCTGGAAGCTGATTAATGAGGGGATGGCTCACATCTATGTGTGCGG CGATGCCCGGAACATGGCCCGGGACGTGCAGAACACCTTCTACGAGATCGTGTCCGAGTTTGGGAACATGAGCCAGCCCCAGGCCGTGGACTATGTAAAGAAACTGATGACAAAGGGCCGCTACTCCCTGGATGTGTGGAGCTAA